In Calditrichota bacterium, a single window of DNA contains:
- a CDS encoding PFL family protein, producing the protein MQIELAEILETIRMTEVEHFDIRTVTMGINLKDCSSDNLESLKQNIYEKVTRSAAEHVKTAEMIESDFGISIANKRVSITPLSLVADGFYAEDFVELAQVLDKAADNLGIDYLGGYSALVQKGFSKGDLSLIKSIPEALSTTKHICSSINVATTKAGINMDAVYLMGKMIKETAEKTADQEGIGCAKLVVFANAPEDNPFIAGAFHGVSEPDIVVNVGISGPGVILRAVQEAPHHNFSSLAEKIKGMAFKITRAGEFVGRKVAEIQNLPFGIVDISLAPTPMPGDSIADILKAMGIEDVGAAGTTAALAMLNDSVKRGGLMASSHVGGMSGAFIPISEDQGFISAAEKGHITLEKMEAMTSVCSVGIDMVAVPGDTSSEVIAGLIADECAIGVANSKTTAVRVIPVPGKDVGEAADYGGLLGVAPIMPISKLNNDQFIKRGGRIPAPVKGINN; encoded by the coding sequence ATGCAAATTGAATTGGCAGAAATACTTGAAACGATACGCATGACCGAGGTTGAGCATTTTGATATCCGTACGGTTACAATGGGTATTAATCTAAAAGATTGTTCAAGTGATAACCTGGAATCACTCAAACAAAATATTTATGAAAAAGTTACCCGCTCAGCTGCCGAGCATGTAAAAACTGCAGAAATGATTGAATCCGATTTTGGTATTTCGATTGCAAATAAAAGGGTTTCCATTACACCACTTTCTTTGGTAGCAGATGGTTTTTATGCGGAAGATTTTGTGGAGCTTGCCCAGGTGCTGGATAAAGCCGCTGATAATTTGGGAATAGATTATCTGGGTGGATATTCTGCATTGGTACAAAAGGGATTTAGTAAAGGTGATCTTAGCCTTATTAAATCTATCCCGGAAGCACTTTCCACAACAAAACATATTTGCTCTTCTATAAATGTTGCTACTACAAAAGCCGGAATAAATATGGATGCTGTTTACCTGATGGGCAAAATGATAAAAGAGACAGCAGAAAAAACAGCAGACCAGGAAGGAATTGGCTGCGCAAAACTTGTTGTTTTTGCCAATGCACCGGAAGATAATCCGTTTATTGCCGGGGCTTTTCATGGAGTAAGCGAACCAGATATAGTAGTCAATGTTGGTATTAGCGGGCCAGGAGTTATTTTACGGGCTGTACAAGAGGCACCTCATCATAATTTTAGTTCGCTGGCTGAAAAGATAAAAGGAATGGCGTTTAAAATTACGCGGGCCGGAGAATTTGTTGGCCGTAAAGTGGCCGAGATTCAAAACCTGCCATTTGGAATTGTTGATATTTCCCTGGCTCCAACACCCATGCCCGGTGATAGTATTGCCGACATTTTAAAAGCTATGGGAATTGAAGATGTGGGCGCTGCTGGAACAACAGCTGCTTTGGCAATGCTTAATGATTCGGTAAAACGAGGCGGTCTTATGGCATCATCGCATGTGGGCGGAATGAGCGGGGCTTTTATTCCAATTTCCGAGGATCAGGGGTTTATTTCAGCCGCGGAAAAAGGCCACATTACTTTGGAAAAAATGGAAGCCATGACCAGCGTATGCAGCGTTGGGATTGATATGGTTGCCGTGCCCGGAGATACATCTTCTGAGGTTATTGCAGGTTTAATTGCCGATGAATGTGCCATTGGTGTTGCCAATAGTAAAACAACTGCTGTTCGTGTTATTCCAGTTCCGGGAAAAGATGTTGGAGAAGCAGCGGATTATGGTGGTTTGCTTGGTGTGGCTCCGATAATGCCAATCTCAAAATTGAATAATGACCAGTTTATTAAACGAGGTGGACGGATTCCCGCGCCGGTTAAAGGAATTAATAATTAA
- a CDS encoding acetyl-CoA carboxylase biotin carboxyl carrier protein: MDLKEIQKLIKMVESAEISEFEIEEKGNKIRISKNNSANSNNETHIIPTMMPQMQAPVAAAPAAAPVADSASAPTPAKNDNVIEVRSPMVGTFYRAAGPDSDPYTDVNKTVKAGDVLCIVEAMKLMNEIESEVSGKIVEILVQNAQPVEYNQVLFLVEKG, translated from the coding sequence ATGGATCTCAAAGAAATACAAAAGTTAATAAAAATGGTAGAATCAGCTGAAATCAGCGAATTTGAAATTGAAGAAAAAGGTAATAAAATACGAATCAGTAAAAACAATTCTGCAAATTCAAATAATGAAACACACATAATCCCAACAATGATGCCGCAAATGCAGGCTCCTGTTGCCGCTGCACCTGCCGCAGCTCCTGTAGCCGATTCTGCCTCTGCGCCAACACCGGCAAAAAATGATAATGTAATTGAAGTGCGGTCACCAATGGTTGGTACATTTTACCGTGCAGCAGGACCGGACTCCGATCCATACACAGATGTGAATAAAACTGTAAAAGCCGGTGATGTTTTATGTATTGTTGAAGCTATGAAATTGATGAATGAAATTGAATCTGAAGTTTCAGGTAAAATAGTTGAAATTTTAGTGCAAAATGCCCAGCCTGTTGAATATAATCAGGTATTATTCCTGGTCGAAAAAGGCTAA
- the accC gene encoding acetyl-CoA carboxylase biotin carboxylase subunit, whose product MFNKILIANRGEIALRIIRACQELGIKTVAVYSEADEDSLHVRFADEAICIGPAKGIDSYLKPDRIIAAAEVTGSEAIHPGYGFLSENAEFADMCASHGFKFIGAPGKVIRMMGDKAQAKENMKSAGVPVVPGNEGVITNLDEAKKLAEEMGFPVILKAVSGGGGRGMRIVNSVDEFEVNYQMASSEAAGAFNNPDMYLEKFIQNPRHIEIQIMADQHGNAVYLGERECSIQRRHQKLIEEAPSAVVSEELRKKMGQVSVAGSKKVGYEGAGTIEFLLDSDDNFYFMEMNTRIQVEHPVTEMIYDRDLLKDQIRVASGEELGYTQDDLKIRGHAIECRINAEDWERNFMPNPGEVTSFHVPGGPGVRVDSHVYQRYKIPPFYDSLIAKLICYGKTRAEATSRLNRALDEFVIEGVKTTIPFHKRLIATREFVEADFDTGLLDRINLLDEQEVS is encoded by the coding sequence TTGTTTAATAAAATTTTAATTGCTAATCGCGGAGAGATTGCGCTGAGGATTATCCGCGCTTGCCAGGAGCTTGGAATTAAAACGGTTGCTGTTTACTCAGAGGCCGATGAAGACTCGCTACACGTCCGTTTTGCTGATGAGGCAATTTGTATTGGACCGGCAAAAGGGATTGATAGTTATTTGAAGCCCGACAGAATAATTGCCGCGGCTGAAGTGACAGGTTCTGAAGCTATTCACCCGGGATATGGATTTTTATCAGAAAATGCAGAGTTTGCAGATATGTGCGCTTCGCACGGATTTAAATTTATAGGGGCGCCGGGCAAAGTTATTAGAATGATGGGTGATAAAGCGCAGGCAAAAGAAAATATGAAAAGCGCCGGAGTTCCTGTTGTGCCAGGCAATGAAGGTGTAATTACCAATTTAGACGAAGCAAAAAAACTTGCTGAAGAAATGGGATTCCCGGTCATTTTAAAAGCAGTTTCTGGTGGTGGTGGCCGCGGAATGCGTATTGTCAATTCTGTTGATGAGTTTGAAGTTAATTATCAGATGGCCAGTTCGGAAGCTGCGGGGGCTTTTAATAACCCGGATATGTATCTTGAAAAATTTATCCAAAACCCGCGTCACATAGAAATCCAGATAATGGCTGATCAACATGGAAATGCTGTTTACCTGGGTGAGCGTGAATGCAGTATACAACGCAGACATCAAAAATTAATTGAAGAAGCGCCTTCCGCAGTTGTATCTGAGGAATTACGGAAAAAAATGGGACAGGTATCCGTTGCAGGATCAAAAAAAGTTGGATATGAAGGCGCCGGAACGATTGAATTTTTACTAGATTCTGATGATAATTTTTATTTCATGGAAATGAATACACGGATTCAAGTGGAGCATCCTGTTACCGAGATGATTTACGACCGGGATTTGCTGAAAGATCAAATTCGGGTTGCATCCGGTGAAGAGTTGGGCTATACACAGGACGATCTCAAAATTAGAGGCCATGCCATAGAATGCCGTATCAATGCTGAAGATTGGGAACGTAACTTTATGCCAAATCCCGGAGAGGTAACCAGCTTTCATGTTCCTGGTGGCCCCGGAGTACGGGTTGATTCTCATGTATACCAACGTTATAAAATCCCGCCATTTTATGATTCGCTTATTGCCAAGCTTATTTGCTATGGGAAAACCCGCGCAGAAGCGACTAGTAGGCTAAACAGGGCGTTGGATGAATTTGTAATTGAAGGTGTTAAAACAACAATCCCTTTTCATAAAAGGCTTATTGCCACACGGGAATTTGTAGAAGCAGATTTTGATACCGGTTTATTAGATAGAATAAATTTACTTGATGAACAGGAGGTTTCATGA
- the gcvH gene encoding glycine cleavage system protein GcvH, translating into MNIPSELKYTKDHEWAKLEGDIVTVGITDYAQGELGDVVFVELPAAGDEVSQDETFGTIEAVKAVADLFSPLTGEVVEINEALTDQPDIVNSDPYGEGWMAKIKIPDESEWNALMSDEDYKNLIG; encoded by the coding sequence ATGAATATTCCTTCAGAATTAAAATATACAAAAGACCATGAATGGGCAAAACTTGAAGGTGATATTGTTACTGTAGGAATTACAGATTATGCACAGGGCGAACTTGGTGATGTCGTTTTTGTTGAATTGCCTGCTGCTGGTGATGAGGTAAGCCAGGATGAAACATTCGGCACAATTGAAGCTGTTAAAGCAGTTGCCGATCTATTTAGTCCGCTTACGGGTGAAGTTGTCGAAATAAATGAAGCCTTGACTGACCAACCGGATATTGTAAATAGCGATCCTTACGGCGAAGGCTGGATGGCAAAAATTAAAATACCTGATGAAAGTGAATGGAATGCCTTAATGTCTGATGAAGATTATAAGAATCTTATCGGGTAA
- a CDS encoding response regulator produces the protein MQKILIADDNEEMLDTLVRIFGLYDFEVIKALDGKEAITAAEQNIPDIIILDGMMPIMDGFEACQILKQKKATKEIPVVFLTANFMELRDRIKGLELGADDYLLKPFNSKELVARIKSIIKRTETTKKLREDNQQLINKNSLIEDEFKKLLESKKNVEQNPVTDSSTGLYKFDLFKDQVENELQRSLRFSNDLSLILISFDNLIKIKDSLGSQLYNYFVIKIANFILNQTRTIDIVSFNEKTGFYILLPQTDFDGANAKAANIKETLKANKYIDEEILKTLEFSKKKLSDISKLSFKFGVSSNSKDDSIAKADDLLQIAEKALGELPEN, from the coding sequence ATGCAAAAAATACTAATAGCCGATGACAACGAGGAAATGCTGGACACGCTTGTCCGTATTTTTGGACTTTATGATTTTGAAGTCATTAAAGCTTTAGATGGTAAAGAAGCTATTACTGCGGCAGAACAAAATATACCGGATATTATTATTTTAGATGGCATGATGCCTATTATGGATGGATTTGAAGCATGCCAGATTTTAAAACAGAAAAAGGCAACAAAAGAGATTCCCGTTGTTTTTTTGACTGCAAATTTTATGGAATTGCGCGACAGGATAAAAGGACTTGAACTTGGCGCAGATGACTACCTGCTGAAACCTTTCAACTCCAAAGAACTCGTTGCTAGAATTAAATCCATTATCAAAAGAACGGAAACTACTAAAAAGCTTAGAGAGGATAACCAGCAGTTAATAAATAAAAACAGTCTTATCGAAGACGAATTTAAAAAGCTGTTGGAAAGCAAAAAAAATGTAGAACAAAATCCTGTAACAGATTCATCGACAGGATTATACAAATTTGACTTGTTCAAAGACCAGGTTGAAAACGAACTGCAAAGGTCTTTGCGTTTTAGCAACGATCTTTCCTTAATCCTGATCAGTTTTGATAATCTTATAAAGATAAAAGATTCGCTTGGCTCTCAGCTATACAATTATTTTGTTATTAAAATTGCTAATTTTATTTTAAACCAAACACGTACTATTGATATCGTGTCATTTAATGAGAAAACCGGTTTTTATATTTTGTTGCCCCAAACTGATTTTGACGGGGCAAACGCTAAAGCTGCAAATATTAAAGAGACCCTTAAAGCAAACAAGTACATTGATGAAGAAATACTAAAAACACTAGAGTTTTCGAAAAAGAAGCTTTCTGACATTTCAAAACTAAGTTTTAAGTTTGGTGTTTCATCAAATAGTAAAGATGATTCAATAGCAAAAGCTGATGATTTATTACAGATTGCCGAAAAAGCTTTAGGTGAGTTGCCAGAAAACTAA
- a CDS encoding response regulator, translating into MAEKILIVDDNPSVLKLLNISLTKAGYEIVEAENGEEAFVAANENLPDLIISDIMMPQMDGLELCWMIRENSKVPMVPFIFLTSFDDPETEVKGFRAGADKYLNKPIERKDLLEKVQELLDRKKKVNDVAKTELDNKGFAGDLSDLSIVELVQMLNLNKKSGVLHIKADVDGEIYLKDGQLHAASCKGLDGEEAVYKLVEQLKGKFNFELSDVSIERNINNSTMNVIMEACRIMDESRLDGQG; encoded by the coding sequence ATGGCCGAAAAAATATTAATTGTTGATGATAATCCAAGTGTATTAAAGCTTTTAAATATAAGCTTAACAAAAGCCGGGTATGAAATTGTAGAAGCAGAAAACGGTGAAGAAGCTTTTGTTGCAGCAAATGAAAACCTTCCAGATCTGATTATTTCTGATATTATGATGCCACAAATGGATGGCCTGGAGCTTTGCTGGATGATCAGGGAAAACTCCAAAGTGCCAATGGTTCCTTTTATTTTTCTTACATCATTTGATGATCCTGAAACAGAAGTAAAGGGTTTCCGCGCAGGTGCAGATAAATATTTGAATAAACCAATCGAGAGAAAAGACTTACTTGAAAAAGTTCAGGAACTACTCGACAGGAAGAAAAAGGTTAATGACGTAGCAAAGACAGAACTTGATAATAAGGGATTTGCGGGTGATTTAAGTGACCTCTCAATTGTTGAACTTGTTCAAATGCTAAACCTAAATAAAAAATCCGGTGTTTTACATATTAAAGCCGATGTGGATGGTGAAATCTATTTAAAGGATGGCCAACTACACGCTGCAAGTTGCAAGGGTTTAGATGGTGAAGAGGCTGTTTATAAGCTTGTAGAGCAACTTAAAGGTAAATTTAATTTTGAATTAAGTGACGTTTCAATTGAACGCAATATTAATAATTCCACAATGAATGTTATTATGGAAGCATGTCGGATAATGGATGAAAGCCGGCTCGATGGCCAGGGTTAA
- the pdxS gene encoding pyridoxal 5'-phosphate synthase lyase subunit PdxS, whose protein sequence is MLSKEFKLKIGLAEMLKGGVIMDVTNPTQAKIAEDAGAVAVMALERIPADIRADGGVARMSSPKMIRDIQAVVSIPVMAKCRIGHFAEAQVLQSLGIDFIDESEVLTPADDVNHVWKHSFKVPFVCGCRNLGEALRRISEGAAMIRTKGEAGSGNIVEAVRHMRTVMSEMKKVQSLDEHEVVTFAKNIGAPVELVLSVRETGKLPVPNFSAGGIATPADASLMMQLGAETVFVGSGIFKSSDPENRAKAIVSATTHFDDADAVCKASEALGEAMPGLEISSIPEDELLQKRGW, encoded by the coding sequence ATGTTAAGCAAAGAGTTTAAATTGAAAATTGGTCTGGCGGAAATGCTTAAGGGTGGCGTTATAATGGATGTAACAAACCCAACACAGGCCAAAATTGCTGAAGATGCAGGAGCTGTTGCCGTAATGGCCCTGGAACGTATTCCTGCAGATATAAGGGCTGATGGAGGGGTTGCCCGAATGTCAAGCCCAAAAATGATACGGGATATCCAGGCCGTAGTTTCCATTCCTGTGATGGCTAAATGTCGTATCGGCCACTTTGCTGAAGCACAGGTTTTACAATCTTTGGGAATTGACTTCATCGATGAAAGTGAAGTTTTGACACCTGCCGATGATGTGAACCATGTTTGGAAACATAGTTTTAAAGTGCCGTTTGTTTGTGGTTGCAGAAATCTTGGAGAAGCGTTACGACGCATTTCAGAAGGAGCAGCAATGATCCGAACAAAAGGCGAAGCCGGATCCGGAAATATTGTTGAGGCTGTTCGTCATATGCGTACAGTAATGTCTGAAATGAAAAAAGTTCAATCATTGGATGAGCATGAAGTAGTTACATTTGCAAAAAATATTGGAGCTCCGGTTGAATTGGTGCTATCTGTCCGCGAAACAGGAAAATTACCTGTTCCTAATTTTTCAGCAGGAGGAATAGCAACACCTGCTGATGCTTCTTTGATGATGCAGCTTGGTGCAGAAACCGTTTTTGTAGGTAGTGGAATATTTAAGTCTTCTGATCCGGAGAACAGGGCAAAAGCTATTGTAAGTGCTACAACACATTTTGATGATGCTGATGCGGTTTGCAAAGCAAGTGAAGCATTGGGCGAAGCTATGCCAGGCTTGGAAATAAGTTCAATCCCTGAAGATGAATTATTACAAAAACGGGGATGGTAA
- the pdxT gene encoding pyridoxal 5'-phosphate synthase glutaminase subunit PdxT, giving the protein MAVIGVLALQGDFEKHAIIVQKLGFEARLVKDAKSLKQCERLIIPGGESTTFLKLIDRLNLRDELKTFGKTKPVFGTCAGLIILADKVENDSFDTLGLIDISVSRNAYGRQIDSFCDTVKLGFDKDNTFEAFFIRAPKILECHGSVKPLAYHNDDIVMAANGNILVASFHPELTDDLRIHDFFLNHFS; this is encoded by the coding sequence TTGGCCGTAATTGGAGTTTTAGCACTACAAGGTGATTTTGAAAAACATGCGATAATTGTTCAAAAACTGGGATTCGAAGCCAGATTGGTAAAAGATGCAAAATCACTAAAACAGTGTGAGCGCTTGATTATACCCGGTGGTGAATCAACAACTTTTCTGAAGTTAATTGACCGCTTGAATTTGAGAGACGAGCTTAAAACATTTGGAAAAACCAAGCCAGTATTTGGAACCTGTGCCGGTTTGATAATTTTGGCCGATAAGGTTGAAAACGATAGTTTTGACACTCTGGGATTAATTGATATTTCAGTTTCAAGAAATGCATATGGCCGACAAATTGATTCATTTTGTGATACAGTTAAATTAGGCTTTGACAAAGACAATACATTTGAAGCATTTTTTATACGCGCGCCAAAAATACTTGAATGCCATGGTTCTGTAAAACCCCTTGCATACCATAATGATGACATTGTAATGGCGGCTAATGGCAATATTTTAGTCGCTTCTTTTCATCCAGAATTGACAGACGATTTACGAATACACGATTTTTTCCTCAATCATTTCTCTTAA
- a CDS encoding divalent-cation tolerance protein CutA: protein MIVLENKPIVVLSTTPDLKCAKEIAHLLVQKKKAACCNIIPNIISVYEWDSKINEDNEYLLIIKSTSGKYKDLEQLIISNHPYDLPEIISVDIEKGYPAYMNWIIESTR from the coding sequence ATTATTGTTTTGGAAAATAAACCGATAGTAGTTTTATCTACAACGCCGGATTTAAAGTGTGCAAAAGAAATTGCGCATTTATTAGTTCAAAAGAAGAAAGCGGCATGTTGTAATATTATCCCAAATATAATATCTGTTTATGAATGGGATTCAAAAATAAATGAGGATAACGAATATTTACTTATAATAAAAAGTACTTCCGGAAAATATAAGGATCTTGAGCAATTAATTATTTCTAATCATCCTTACGATTTACCGGAAATTATTAGTGTAGATATCGAAAAAGGTTATCCTGCTTATATGAATTGGATTATTGAAAGTACAAGGTAA
- a CDS encoding type II toxin-antitoxin system VapC family toxin: MKKNSIVFIDKTAWIALLDKTNPNYEAARVYFENLLAQNARLVTNNYCVDETVSFLRSTLGNDLATKFMLIIDESVLSINLRVDWISRRIRRNALNNFLKSSNSELSLNHFFIYESIKRKRVDFIFSYDTNLKNFDFPVMPQNI; encoded by the coding sequence ATGAAAAAAAACAGTATAGTGTTTATTGACAAAACGGCCTGGATTGCATTATTAGATAAGACTAATCCTAATTATGAAGCGGCACGTGTCTATTTCGAAAACCTTCTTGCCCAAAATGCACGGTTGGTTACTAATAATTATTGTGTCGATGAAACAGTTTCATTTTTGCGTTCGACCTTAGGAAATGATCTGGCAACAAAATTTATGTTGATTATCGATGAAAGTGTTCTATCAATTAATCTTCGCGTTGATTGGATTTCAAGAAGGATTAGACGAAACGCACTTAATAATTTTTTGAAGAGTTCAAACTCAGAACTAAGCCTAAACCACTTTTTTATTTACGAATCTATAAAAAGGAAAAGAGTGGATTTTATTTTTTCGTATGATACCAATCTGAAAAACTTCGATTTTCCTGTAATGCCACAAAACATTTAG
- a CDS encoding sigma-70 family RNA polymerase sigma factor, whose protein sequence is MSSFGSETSFQSLITLCQDPSLKGYQGAWREFLRRYKQRIYQIVFYRCDSWQSPRVKTQLKDIVNDIVSLVFKDLPKSIKNYREVSKEKIFLLWLTTICNRAVSFYFKDRYIDIISNYQIDDYPEIVGDLPLDNRWELFELITDVLTRDSSHKRNVQRDLVIFLLYTIGNFKEEEIKKHHCFKEIGPRVVEVTVSRKRKILKENLN, encoded by the coding sequence ATGAGTTCATTCGGTTCTGAAACTTCTTTTCAATCTTTAATCACGCTTTGCCAGGATCCATCGCTAAAGGGATATCAAGGCGCATGGCGTGAATTTTTAAGACGCTATAAACAAAGAATCTATCAAATTGTTTTTTACCGTTGCGACTCCTGGCAATCACCAAGAGTAAAAACACAGCTCAAAGATATTGTGAATGATATAGTTTCGCTGGTTTTTAAGGATTTGCCGAAAAGCATTAAAAACTATAGGGAAGTTTCGAAAGAAAAAATCTTTTTGCTCTGGCTTACAACTATATGCAATAGAGCCGTCAGCTTTTATTTTAAAGATCGCTACATCGATATTATCTCTAATTACCAAATTGATGATTACCCTGAAATTGTTGGAGATTTGCCGCTTGATAACCGCTGGGAATTATTTGAATTGATTACTGATGTTCTGACACGAGATAGTTCCCATAAAAGGAATGTACAACGGGATTTGGTGATTTTTCTTTTATATACCATTGGGAATTTTAAGGAGGAAGAGATAAAGAAACACCATTGTTTTAAAGAAATTGGTCCACGAGTAGTTGAAGTAACTGTAAGCAGAAAAAGAAAAATTTTAAAAGAAAACTTAAATTGA
- a CDS encoding tetratricopeptide repeat protein, with protein MRISTDQIQKYIHGTLDSNEASDLERLFNSDDSYKLLAKILKSCKKQFPLYKENGFSNISFDQIDNIILQCLTDKISSDNCNLLLSALNSEYDFLEKLITRIKCNVMTAAESENVALEGIEMFADDTLLEQMDIKPKPAQLLIEGLESKEPSRKSFIQKIEGFVNSLVIPKPAYYLVPIVLIGITVFVGQPVYSNWQSDKLTRQSLALLVENFEIADGTPRPTGGFDYQVWGMVRGGKEGTKLDIEKLLKEAIDLNKENVSAHLYLGTWFSFQKQYDKAKKQYEIALHLSPENAELFNELGQLEFIKGNLKEAEAYFLNTLEMDQQNLEARYNLGLVYSIMGMQTQAKIEWQKYLKTDSLSIWKDVVQDLLSEK; from the coding sequence TTGAGAATATCAACTGACCAAATACAAAAATATATACACGGCACGCTGGATAGCAACGAGGCATCAGACCTTGAACGACTATTTAACAGCGATGATTCCTACAAGTTGTTGGCAAAGATTTTAAAATCTTGTAAAAAACAATTCCCGCTATATAAAGAAAATGGTTTTAGTAACATATCCTTTGACCAGATTGATAATATAATCCTGCAATGTTTAACGGATAAGATTTCCTCGGATAATTGTAACCTTCTGCTCAGTGCCTTAAATAGTGAGTATGATTTTTTAGAGAAACTCATAACCAGGATTAAGTGCAATGTGATGACAGCGGCTGAGAGTGAGAATGTGGCCCTTGAAGGAATCGAGATGTTTGCCGATGACACATTATTAGAACAAATGGATATAAAACCAAAACCAGCGCAGCTCCTAATAGAAGGGCTGGAGAGTAAGGAACCAAGCCGTAAAAGTTTTATCCAAAAAATAGAAGGTTTTGTTAATTCATTGGTTATACCTAAACCGGCTTATTATCTGGTGCCGATTGTTTTGATCGGTATAACAGTCTTTGTTGGACAACCAGTATATTCTAATTGGCAAAGTGATAAATTAACCAGACAAAGCTTAGCGCTTCTCGTTGAGAATTTTGAAATAGCTGATGGCACACCACGACCTACAGGTGGTTTCGACTATCAAGTTTGGGGAATGGTTAGAGGTGGTAAAGAAGGGACAAAGCTTGATATAGAAAAACTGCTCAAAGAAGCCATTGATTTAAACAAAGAAAATGTTAGTGCTCATTTATATTTGGGAACTTGGTTCTCATTTCAAAAACAATATGATAAAGCAAAAAAACAATATGAGATTGCCCTACACCTTTCACCTGAAAATGCTGAACTTTTTAACGAGCTTGGACAACTGGAATTCATTAAAGGCAATTTAAAAGAAGCAGAGGCTTATTTTTTAAATACCCTGGAAATGGATCAACAAAACCTCGAAGCACGATATAACCTTGGCTTGGTTTATTCAATAATGGGAATGCAAACCCAGGCAAAAATTGAATGGCAGAAATATTTAAAAACAGATAGTCTCAGTATTTGGAAAGATGTTGTTCAGGATTTATTGAGTGAAAAATAA